The genome window TTTCAAAACTCTGCTCCTTAAATTTCAATGCGCCCAAAAACATACTAATACCCAGAATGCCATTTAATATAAGCATAACGGCTGCGAACAGGGTGTCACGCGCATAAGTATCTGCACCGGCTCCTCCTGTCAACATCAGTGATACGATAATCGAAGCTTCCAAAAGCGTTACCGCTACTGCAAGTATAATTGTTCCATAAGGTTCGCCCACTTTGTGTGCGACTACCTCAGCATGGTGCACGGCTGAAAATACACCTGCGATCAAAGCAACTACGGCTAACGAGTTGACCAGAAAGCCTGAGCCAATAGGCAGCATCAGGTAAAAAATCCAGGCGATAATAGGTGCAATATAACTCCACTGAAATATTTTTTTCATACGAAAGGTTAAGGATAAAAGCTTGTTCTTTTTATATTTTCCAAAAACTATGGCAGAAGCCGATCTTCACCTGGCTGATAATGTTCATGGGTTTTCACAGGCGCGCTCTTAGATTTGTTCATTCGCATCTGGAATACATCCACCAGCAGTGAAAATGCCATAGAGAAGTAAATGTAGCCCTTCGGAATTTCAAGCCCAAAGCCCTCACTGACCAATGAGAAGCCGATCAGCAATAAAAATGACAAAGCCAGCATTTTGAATGCAGGGTGCCGGTTTACAAAATTACTGATCGTTTCAGCTGCTACCAGCATTAATATTACCGTTGCAATAACTGCTACATACATTACCCAAACTTCCTTTACCATACCAATAGCGGTGATGATGGAATCGATGGAAAAAACCATATCCATGATCAGTATTTGCGTGAGGACCTGCCCGAAAGACGAAGCTTTGATCTGTTTGCTCTGGTCTCCCTCCTCCCCTTCCATTTTGTGATAAATCTCAGTCGAACTCTTGTAGAGCAGAAATAATCCTCCTGCGAGCAGGACAAGCTCCTTTCCTGAGAACCCTTCACCAAAGACCACAAAAAGATCTTTGTCCAGCTTCATAATGAGGGAAATCAAAAGCAAAAGCCCGATCCGCATCACGCCTGCGAGTACCAAACCATATTGCCGCGCTTTCTTCTGCTGGTTTGCAGGAAGTTTTGCGGCGATGATTGATATAAAAATGACATTGTCAATGCCAAGAACCGCCTCCAAAGCGACCAGCGACAAGAGTGAAACGATGACTTCGAATTCCATGAGTATTTGTTGATTAGAATTTCAAGATGAGGCTGGCATGCTGTAACTTCCTGTTATATACGGATTTGATTCAAGCATGCCAAAACATTTTTTCAGTTTTATTTTCTTTGCAAAACTATATTCAGTAAATTTACAACTGTAAAAATAAAAAAAAATGACTTATCTTAGTGCTCAGCCGCAGTTCACTACTTCATGGGATGAAATATGCTACCCTGTAAATTCAGTGTGGCTGGCCGACCTATTGCCGGACTATGAAATCATGGCCACTGATAAGCAGCAACTTATCGTTGGTCAGCCTTTTCGAGGGACTAAAACGATTTTCGGCATTCAAAGCGCTGACTATGCCATCATACCCAACATATTAATCAGAGAAGTTGTCGATAAGCTATTTTCAGACTACAACCTGGAAATTAAATACACGTCTACGGGTGAATTTAGCATTAATATCATTTTTCCTGAGCAGCTCGCCATTGGCGGTGAGCAGTTGCAGCGGAGCATGATTTTGACGAATAGTTATAATGGAAAAACCCCATTTAGCGTACAAGGCAAAACATTGACGGCCATGCTGGATGGTTCCG of Dyadobacter chenhuakuii contains these proteins:
- a CDS encoding TerC family protein, which translates into the protein MEFEVIVSLLSLVALEAVLGIDNVIFISIIAAKLPANQQKKARQYGLVLAGVMRIGLLLLISLIMKLDKDLFVVFGEGFSGKELVLLAGGLFLLYKSSTEIYHKMEGEEGDQSKQIKASSFGQVLTQILIMDMVFSIDSIITAIGMVKEVWVMYVAVIATVILMLVAAETISNFVNRHPAFKMLALSFLLLIGFSLVSEGFGLEIPKGYIYFSMAFSLLVDVFQMRMNKSKSAPVKTHEHYQPGEDRLLP